The Rosa rugosa chromosome 3, drRosRugo1.1, whole genome shotgun sequence sequence CACAATTCAAGGATACAAAAAACTTATAACAAAACTACATAGGAAAGGCCCTTATTGAAGCCAAACTAATGGAATCATCAGTGAAAAGGTCTGCAATAGTACAATAGAGAGAGAGGTAGCAAAGAAATTGCATGGTTTCAGTGGACTTGACACTTGAGCACCTCTTAACGCTTAACCAACGTTGCAATGAACTCATCAATGTTTTTGTCGGAACTTCCACCTTGAATCACTGCCTTTCTAGCCAAATCTTTCCATTTCATGGCATTCTTTTGTATTTCTTTTCCTCTCTCCCCCTCCATGATTTCACTTATACAATGCTCTACTTCTTCTCGCCTTACGATGCCTTTCTCATCAGGTTGAGCTTTAACCCCTATTTTCCACACATCCCTAATGTACTTGGCATTGGTGCTTTGATCGGTCCATTGTGGCATTGCCACTAAAGGGACCCCCAAACTTAAAGCCTCTAAAGTCGAGTTCCAACCACAATGTGTAATGAAGCATCCAACAGCCTCATGAGCCAAAACCTCCAGTTGGGAGCACCATGAAACCACCAAACCCTTCTCAGCTGTCTCCTCAATAAACCCTTTGGGGACTTTAGCTGCTTCTGATTCTCTAATCACCCACAAGAACTTGGTTTTGCTCCTCCTCAAACCCCATGCCAGTTCCTCCATTTGCTCAAGTCCAAGTTGTGCAGCGCTGCCGAATGAAATGTAAGAAACAGAGTTCTTTGGATGTTCGTTTAACCATTTCATGCAGGCATCATTGTTGGATTTAAATAGGTCAACACCATAAGATTTGTCGTCTTCAAGTCGGTTATCCAAGTACTTGGATGGTATAGTTGGTCCAATGGTCCTCAGTGTCCAAAACTTTGCCATCCAATCTACCACCTACACAGAGCAAAGCCAAGGAAGCAAAATAAATGACAACagttagttttcttttttggttattATAGCAACTGGTTTTGAAACTTGGACTCATATCAAAACCATGAAAGACAGATTAAGATGATAAAGCACCCTGAAGAATTAGTACATGATCGATAAGAAACCATGGTAGTGCAGAACAATTGTATAGCAGTCTTGGATGTACTTACTTGTTCTTCCAACTCATAAAATGTGTTGCAGAGGACCCAATCGGCTTTGTCAACAGTGGAGAACTGACCGATAACAACTTCAAAGAAAGCTGGGTAAGACCCGAAATCATATACAAAAGATGGCAGGTCCAAAGGCTCAAGTGGTGGCATCCCAGGAAGTGAAATTTCAGAGTCAGTAAGAGGAAGTTTCAGCAGCCCTTTGTTGACATGGTTGTAAATGTTGTCAACAGCACAAGACTGAGTAAAGAAAACAGCCCCGACTATTCCAAACTTCTTAGCAATGTCCAAAGGCCAAGGCATGAACGCATCATAAACAAGGCAGTCAACTGGGCACCCTGAGCCGGATAGCTTCTCAATGAGCTCAGCCAAAGTCTGTGACCCGACTTTCCGAAAGCTCTCCAAATATGCTTGAATACTTATTCCCTGCGTTTTCCAGCCTTCGTCATAACCATCGGAGATGGTCTCCAGTGAGATAGTCTCAAGGGCAGTGCAACTTGATCCTCTGTACATTGTCTTGTAGATAAAACGAGTAGTGACCAGTGTGACTTTGACTCCTTTGTGATCTAAAAGCTTAGAAAATTGGAGCAAAGGGTTAATATGGCCTTGACTAGGATAGGGAAAGACCAAACAGTGAGCTTTGTAGACTCTCtgttctttctccatttctctgGTTTGGTTTTGTATCTGTATTTGGAATGAACTTCAGCTGCAGATTAATATATACTGCTGAAGAATGAAGATGGAGTGCACAATCAGTCCACGAAACTAGTGGTCATATAAACCTTGTCCGCCAAGAAACTAGTGGTCATATAAACCTTGGCCGCCAAGTCATCTCCACATGTGCTGATGTGAAGTTGAGCACCAAGTCACATCTATACGTCCCTTTGTTGCACAATTTCCCAAAAACAATGATTTTAAAATGCAGCAAAAGGACAACTACCTTTGGACGCTGAGGTTTTGTATGGTGCATCAATATAGGATCGTTCTACGAAGTTGGTAAGAGTAAATAAATGTATAttgactttttgtttttggctaAATAAAAATGTATATGATGGACATCGATGGCCCAGTAAAGAAAATAGAGTAATTAGACACACTATGTGGAATGCAGAGGACAAAAAAGGACAATTGAAGTTCCTTTATGATTGTGGCACCTAAAATTGGGTACAGAGCCAATAATATCATTGTGTAACAAATTTCATAGCTCATTTGGGAAACCTCAAAATAGCC is a genomic window containing:
- the LOC133741439 gene encoding mogroside IE synthase-like, with product MEKEQRVYKAHCLVFPYPSQGHINPLLQFSKLLDHKGVKVTLVTTRFIYKTMYRGSSCTALETISLETISDGYDEGWKTQGISIQAYLESFRKVGSQTLAELIEKLSGSGCPVDCLVYDAFMPWPLDIAKKFGIVGAVFFTQSCAVDNIYNHVNKGLLKLPLTDSEISLPGMPPLEPLDLPSFVYDFGSYPAFFEVVIGQFSTVDKADWVLCNTFYELEEQVVDWMAKFWTLRTIGPTIPSKYLDNRLEDDKSYGVDLFKSNNDACMKWLNEHPKNSVSYISFGSAAQLGLEQMEELAWGLRRSKTKFLWVIRESEAAKVPKGFIEETAEKGLVVSWCSQLEVLAHEAVGCFITHCGWNSTLEALSLGVPLVAMPQWTDQSTNAKYIRDVWKIGVKAQPDEKGIVRREEVEHCISEIMEGERGKEIQKNAMKWKDLARKAVIQGGSSDKNIDEFIATLVKR